In Rhodovulum sulfidophilum DSM 1374, the following are encoded in one genomic region:
- the gcvT gene encoding glycine cleavage system aminomethyltransferase GcvT, with protein sequence MSALQRTALYDLHLELGAKMVPFAGYEMPVQYGLGVMKEHLHCRARAGLFDVSHMGQVSLRPKSGMVEHAAIALEHLVPVDLVGLKLGRQRYAMFTNETGGIRDDLMVARRCDDLFVVLNAACKTEDIAHLHATIGCDCDIVELTARALLALQGPEAAAVLETVAPGVSDMRFMDVAIIDTADGPLWVSRSGYTGEDGFEISVPVERAEALARQLLAHEAVEAIGLGARDSLRLEAGLCLYGHDIDTGTSPVEADLAWAIQKVRRTGGAREGGFPGAARILGELDTGAARQRVGLRPEGRAPMREGTALYAAETGGEPVGTVTSGGFGPSVGVPVSMGYVPVDLALEGAKLWGEVRGKRLPAEIVRLPFRPSTYKR encoded by the coding sequence ATGTCGGCCTTGCAGCGCACCGCGCTTTACGATCTGCATCTGGAACTGGGCGCGAAGATGGTGCCCTTCGCGGGCTACGAGATGCCCGTGCAATACGGCCTTGGCGTGATGAAGGAACACCTGCATTGCCGGGCGCGCGCGGGGCTGTTCGATGTCAGCCATATGGGGCAGGTCAGCCTGCGCCCGAAATCGGGCATGGTCGAGCATGCGGCCATCGCGCTGGAACATCTGGTGCCGGTGGATCTGGTCGGGCTGAAGCTTGGCCGCCAGCGCTATGCGATGTTCACCAACGAGACGGGCGGCATCCGCGACGACCTGATGGTGGCGCGGCGCTGCGACGATCTTTTCGTCGTGCTGAACGCCGCCTGCAAGACAGAGGACATCGCCCATCTGCATGCGACCATCGGCTGCGATTGCGACATCGTCGAGCTGACCGCCCGCGCCCTTCTGGCGCTGCAGGGGCCCGAGGCCGCCGCGGTGCTGGAAACCGTCGCGCCCGGCGTTTCCGACATGCGCTTCATGGATGTGGCGATCATCGACACGGCCGACGGCCCGCTCTGGGTGTCGCGCTCGGGCTATACCGGCGAGGACGGGTTCGAGATCTCGGTGCCGGTCGAGCGTGCCGAGGCGCTGGCCCGCCAGCTTCTGGCGCATGAGGCGGTCGAGGCGATCGGGCTCGGCGCCCGCGACAGCCTGCGGCTGGAGGCTGGGCTTTGCCTTTACGGGCATGACATCGACACCGGGACCTCGCCGGTCGAGGCCGATCTTGCCTGGGCGATCCAGAAGGTCCGCCGCACCGGCGGTGCGCGCGAAGGCGGCTTTCCGGGAGCGGCGCGCATCCTCGGGGAACTGGATACCGGCGCGGCCCGCCAGCGGGTGGGGCTGCGCCCCGAAGGCCGGGCGCCGATGCGCGAGGGCACCGCGCTTTACGCCGCCGAGACCGGTGGCGAGCCCGTCGGCACGGTGACCTCGGGCGGGTTCGGCCCGTCGGTCGGGGTGCCGGTCTCGATGGGTTATGTGCCCGTTGATCTTGCCCTGGAAGGGGCCAAACTCTGGGGCGAGGTGCGCGGCAAACGCCTGCCGGCCGAAATCGTGCGCCTGCCGTTCCGCCCATCGACCTACAAGCGCTGA
- the wrbA gene encoding NAD(P)H:quinone oxidoreductase type IV translates to MTRPKLAIIFYSTYGTNHQIAEAAAEAATEAGAEVRLRRVAETAPEDVVKGQAAWAEQLEKMADIPVATPEDMAWADAYFFSAPTRFGVVASQMRAFIDTLGPVWQDGKLAGKAATATTSAMNAHGGQEATLLTLYPTFMHWGSILVPPGYTDPAIFEAGGNPYGYSAKAGEFDDKGRAAVAHQARLLVEIAGKLIA, encoded by the coding sequence ATGACCAGACCCAAACTCGCCATCATCTTCTATTCGACCTACGGAACCAATCACCAGATCGCCGAGGCCGCGGCCGAGGCCGCCACAGAGGCAGGCGCAGAGGTCCGCCTTCGGCGCGTGGCCGAGACCGCGCCCGAGGATGTCGTGAAGGGCCAGGCCGCCTGGGCCGAGCAGCTCGAGAAGATGGCCGACATTCCGGTCGCCACGCCCGAGGACATGGCCTGGGCCGATGCCTATTTCTTCTCGGCGCCGACCCGCTTCGGGGTCGTGGCCAGCCAGATGCGGGCCTTCATCGATACGCTGGGGCCGGTCTGGCAGGATGGCAAGCTTGCCGGCAAGGCCGCGACCGCCACCACCAGCGCGATGAATGCGCATGGCGGTCAGGAAGCCACGCTGCTCACGCTTTATCCGACCTTCATGCATTGGGGATCGATCCTGGTGCCGCCGGGCTATACCGACCCGGCGATCTTCGAGGCGGGCGGCAATCCCTATGGCTATTCCGCCAAGGCCGGAGAGTTCGACGACAAGGGCAGGGCGGCCGTCGCCCATCAGGCCCGGCTGCTGGTCGAGATCGCCGGAAAGCTGATCGCCTGA
- the gcvH gene encoding glycine cleavage system protein GcvH: MKFTEQHEWLRVEDDLVVVGITEHAAEQLGDVVFVDLPEEGTTVSKDDEVVVIESVKAASDILAPLDGEIVEVNQALTDAPAKVNEDPAGDGWFFKMKLEDLSALDEFMDEAAYRAFID, encoded by the coding sequence ATGAAATTCACCGAACAGCACGAATGGCTCCGCGTCGAGGACGATCTCGTCGTCGTGGGCATCACCGAGCATGCCGCCGAACAGCTTGGCGACGTGGTCTTCGTCGATCTGCCCGAGGAGGGCACCACCGTCTCGAAGGATGACGAGGTCGTGGTGATCGAAAGCGTCAAGGCGGCTTCCGACATCCTCGCGCCCCTGGATGGCGAGATCGTCGAGGTCAACCAGGCGCTGACCGACGCGCCCGCCAAGGTCAACGAGGACCCGGCCGGCGACGGCTGGTTTTTCAAGATGAAGCTCGAGGACCTCTCGGCGCTCGACGAGTTCATGGACGAAGCCGCCTATCGCGCCTTTATCGACTGA
- a CDS encoding 1-phosphofructokinase family hexose kinase, producing the protein MHDILTVTLNPTVDLSTSVAHVVPGDKLRCAPPVTDPGGGGINVSRAIRLLGGESLALVALGGHNGDKLRALLEHEGIRLIPLVAPGETRMSLAVTDSASGEQFRFVLPGPIWNEAGLKATLAAVTTAVPKSGYVVISGSLPRGLPEDFTERVCTKIGARGARVIADTSGPALFRLARARDAVPYVLRMDGLEAEELAGRALPDRKDSVDFAAELVARGVAKVVVIARGAEGNVLAAEGLRLHVGAARVPVRSLVGAGDSFVGAFVLALARDEGLARALQWGAAAASAAVMTDATALCTREDTEALLERCPVTEL; encoded by the coding sequence ATGCACGATATCCTGACCGTCACGCTCAACCCGACCGTGGACCTGTCCACGTCGGTTGCCCATGTCGTGCCCGGCGACAAGCTGCGCTGCGCCCCGCCGGTGACCGATCCGGGCGGCGGCGGCATCAATGTCTCGCGCGCGATCCGGCTTCTGGGCGGCGAAAGCCTCGCGCTGGTGGCGCTGGGCGGCCATAACGGCGACAAGCTGCGCGCGCTTCTCGAACATGAGGGCATCCGGCTCATTCCGCTGGTCGCGCCGGGCGAAACCCGGATGAGCCTTGCGGTCACCGACAGCGCCTCGGGCGAGCAGTTCCGCTTCGTGCTGCCGGGGCCGATCTGGAACGAGGCCGGGCTGAAGGCAACGCTGGCGGCGGTGACGACGGCGGTGCCCAAATCGGGCTATGTGGTGATCTCGGGCAGCCTGCCGCGCGGCCTGCCCGAGGATTTCACCGAACGGGTCTGCACCAAGATCGGGGCGCGCGGCGCGCGGGTGATCGCCGACACGTCGGGACCGGCGCTGTTCCGGCTGGCCCGGGCACGGGACGCGGTGCCCTATGTGCTGCGCATGGACGGGCTCGAGGCAGAAGAACTGGCCGGGCGCGCCTTGCCCGACCGCAAGGACAGCGTGGATTTCGCAGCCGAGCTGGTGGCGCGGGGCGTGGCCAAGGTGGTGGTGATCGCCCGGGGCGCCGAGGGCAACGTGCTGGCGGCCGAGGGGCTCAGGCTGCATGTCGGCGCGGCCAGGGTGCCGGTCCGCTCGCTGGTGGGCGCGGGAGACAGCTTCGTCGGCGCCTTCGTGCTGGCGCTGGCACGGGATGAGGGCCTCGCCCGGGCGCTGCAATGGGGCGCGGCCGCAGCCAGCGCGGCGGTGATGACGGATGCCACCGCGCTCTGCACCCGCGAGGATACCGAGGCGCTTCTTGAGCGCTGCCCGGTGACGGAGCTCTGA
- a CDS encoding MBL fold metallo-hydrolase, whose product MTKMTRRHALLAGAALPLAAAVRPARAAAPMMGPARPPFNRFALGSFEVTTILAGSRTVPDPQTIFGLNVAPERFAAVSEAAMIPADKAQFFFTPTVVNTGAELILFDTGLAPRGTVAALEAAGYTPDQIDTVIITHMHGDHIGGLMENGTETFSNARYVTGAVEFDAWDMSGDESFETKMRPLAEKTRFLEDGDEAAPGVTAVAAFGHTPGHMAYRLESDGKALLLGADFANHYIWSLAHPDWEVLYDRDKEAAAATRRRLLDMLAAERMPFIGYHMPFPALGYVEKQETGYRYLPASYQMMLE is encoded by the coding sequence ATGACCAAGATGACCCGCCGCCACGCGCTTCTGGCCGGGGCCGCCTTGCCGCTGGCCGCCGCCGTCCGTCCGGCCCGGGCCGCCGCGCCGATGATGGGCCCGGCCCGGCCGCCCTTCAACCGCTTCGCCCTGGGCAGCTTCGAGGTGACGACGATCCTTGCGGGCAGTCGCACCGTGCCCGACCCGCAGACGATCTTCGGGCTGAATGTCGCGCCCGAACGATTCGCCGCCGTCTCCGAGGCGGCGATGATCCCGGCCGACAAGGCGCAGTTCTTCTTCACCCCGACCGTGGTCAATACCGGGGCCGAGCTGATCCTGTTCGATACCGGTCTTGCGCCCCGGGGCACCGTCGCCGCGCTGGAGGCCGCGGGCTATACCCCCGACCAGATCGACACCGTCATCATCACCCATATGCATGGCGACCATATCGGCGGGCTGATGGAGAACGGGACCGAGACCTTTTCCAATGCCCGCTATGTCACCGGCGCGGTCGAGTTCGATGCCTGGGACATGTCGGGCGACGAGAGCTTCGAGACGAAGATGCGCCCGCTCGCCGAAAAGACGCGCTTTCTCGAAGATGGCGACGAGGCCGCACCCGGCGTGACTGCGGTGGCGGCCTTCGGCCATACGCCCGGGCACATGGCCTACCGGCTGGAGAGCGACGGCAAGGCACTGCTGCTCGGCGCCGATTTCGCCAATCACTATATCTGGTCGCTGGCCCATCCCGACTGGGAGGTGCTCTATGACCGCGACAAGGAAGCGGCGGCAGCCACGCGGCGGCGGCTGCTCGACATGCTGGCGGCCGAGCGGATGCCCTTCATCGGCTATCACATGCCGTTCCCGGCCTTGGGCTATGTCGAGAAACAGGAGACCGGCTATCGCTATCTGCCTGCCAGCTATCAGATGATGCTCGAATAA
- a CDS encoding metallopeptidase family protein, whose translation MTDPIRHGLPPSLDEIADLAAAARDALPEPFRGPARAVAIRVEDLASDEMLRELDIESPFELTGLYDGIPLTEKSVMDQPERPDTVWLFRRAILDEWVDREEVTLTELVTHVLIHEIAHHFGWSDDDIASIDPWWE comes from the coding sequence ATGACAGACCCGATCCGACATGGCCTTCCGCCCTCGCTCGACGAGATCGCCGACCTTGCCGCCGCCGCCCGCGACGCACTGCCCGAGCCGTTCCGAGGACCGGCCCGCGCGGTGGCGATCCGGGTCGAGGATCTCGCCTCGGACGAGATGCTCCGCGAGCTCGATATCGAAAGCCCGTTCGAGCTGACCGGGCTTTACGACGGCATCCCGCTGACCGAGAAATCGGTGATGGACCAGCCCGAGCGGCCCGATACGGTCTGGCTGTTCCGCCGTGCGATCCTCGACGAATGGGTCGATCGCGAGGAGGTGACCCTGACCGAGCTGGTGACCCATGTGCTGATCCACGAGATCGCGCATCATTTCGGCTGGTCCGACGACGACATCGCCTCGATCGATCCCTGGTGGGAATGA
- a CDS encoding gamma-glutamylcyclotransferase family protein, with protein MQDPFFFGYGSLVNRATHGYRDAVRARISGWRRVWRHTPLRPVAYLTAEPAPGVTLDGLIAAVPGGDWTALDQREYAYDRHAVGKVVDHGLAARIDVHVYAIPEGLAEPPDIRHPILLSYLDTVVQGYLREFGPAGAEAFFATTGGWDAPVLNDRDAPRYPRAQLLNAAERDTVDAGLKARGVRRILPG; from the coding sequence ATGCAGGATCCCTTCTTCTTCGGCTACGGATCGCTGGTGAACCGCGCGACCCATGGCTATCGCGACGCGGTCCGGGCGCGGATCTCCGGCTGGCGCAGGGTCTGGCGGCACACGCCACTGCGTCCGGTGGCCTATCTGACGGCGGAACCGGCACCGGGCGTCACTCTTGACGGGTTGATCGCGGCGGTACCCGGGGGCGACTGGACCGCGCTCGACCAGCGCGAATACGCCTATGACCGGCATGCGGTGGGCAAGGTGGTGGACCATGGGCTTGCCGCGCGGATCGACGTGCATGTCTACGCCATCCCCGAGGGCCTGGCCGAGCCGCCCGACATCCGCCACCCGATCCTGCTCAGCTATCTCGACACCGTGGTGCAGGGCTATCTGCGCGAGTTCGGCCCGGCCGGGGCCGAGGCATTCTTCGCCACCACCGGGGGCTGGGACGCGCCGGTGCTGAACGACCGAGATGCCCCCCGCTATCCGCGCGCGCAGTTGCTGAACGCAGCCGAGCGGGACACGGTGGATGCCGGGCTGAAGGCGCGGGGCGTGCGACGGATTCTGCCGGGCTGA
- a CDS encoding MORN repeat-containing protein, translating into MTARLALVAALAAGGAALAQDDGNVVTKQYDNGGIYEGTFKNGKQDGTGTYRLPNGYEYSGQWVDGRIEGKGIARLVNGSVYEGEFTDGKPDGTGKITFADGGTYEGEWQDGKITGTGVAVYANGVRYEGEFRNAVHHGIGRMTSPNGYVYEGSWVNGVKDGKGKITYPGGRVYEGEMKQNQRSGKGTLTTPEGLSYSGSWKDGEMNGLGTLTQPNGDIYEGQFVNGERHGSGKVTFANGDVYEGEYRNDKRHGKGTLIGADGYRYEGDWVAGRIEGEGRLTYPDGAVYEGQFRADMPDGTGKVTYADGSTYEGEWTGGVIGGAGKATFPDGLVYEGQFKDAAYNGKGTMTHAGGYSYTGDWKGGLRHGEGTATYADGSVYSGGFVEGQREGQGTITMPDGFSYTGGWKAGKFDGKGRATYANGDVYEGMFSDGRYEGKGVMKYADGEIRSGTWTNGMLTTTPEDTTDRPAAPNAPLPAD; encoded by the coding sequence ATGACGGCGCGTCTGGCTCTGGTTGCGGCGCTGGCTGCGGGCGGGGCTGCACTCGCCCAGGACGACGGCAATGTCGTGACCAAGCAATACGACAATGGCGGCATCTACGAGGGCACCTTCAAGAACGGCAAGCAGGACGGCACCGGCACCTACCGGCTGCCCAACGGCTATGAATATTCGGGCCAGTGGGTCGACGGCCGGATCGAGGGCAAGGGCATCGCGCGCCTGGTCAACGGCTCGGTCTACGAGGGCGAATTCACCGACGGCAAGCCCGACGGCACCGGCAAGATCACCTTCGCCGATGGCGGCACCTACGAGGGCGAATGGCAGGATGGCAAGATCACCGGCACCGGTGTCGCGGTCTATGCCAATGGCGTCCGCTACGAGGGCGAGTTCCGCAATGCCGTGCATCACGGCATCGGCAGGATGACCAGCCCCAACGGCTATGTCTATGAAGGCAGCTGGGTCAACGGCGTCAAGGACGGCAAGGGCAAGATCACCTATCCCGGCGGGCGCGTCTATGAAGGCGAGATGAAGCAGAACCAGCGCTCGGGCAAGGGCACGCTGACCACGCCCGAGGGGCTGAGCTATTCCGGGTCCTGGAAGGATGGCGAGATGAACGGTCTCGGCACCCTGACCCAGCCCAATGGCGACATCTACGAGGGCCAGTTCGTCAATGGCGAGCGGCATGGCAGTGGCAAGGTCACCTTCGCCAATGGCGATGTCTACGAGGGCGAGTACCGCAACGACAAGCGCCACGGCAAGGGCACGCTGATCGGCGCCGACGGCTACCGCTACGAGGGCGACTGGGTCGCGGGCCGGATCGAGGGCGAGGGCCGGCTCACCTATCCCGACGGCGCGGTCTATGAAGGCCAGTTCCGCGCCGACATGCCCGACGGCACGGGCAAGGTCACCTATGCCGACGGCTCGACCTATGAGGGCGAATGGACCGGCGGCGTGATCGGCGGCGCGGGCAAGGCGACCTTCCCCGACGGGCTGGTCTATGAGGGCCAGTTCAAGGACGCCGCCTATAACGGCAAGGGCACGATGACCCATGCCGGCGGCTACAGCTATACCGGCGACTGGAAGGGCGGGCTCCGCCATGGCGAGGGCACCGCGACCTATGCCGACGGCTCGGTCTATTCGGGCGGCTTCGTCGAGGGCCAGCGCGAAGGTCAGGGCACCATCACCATGCCCGACGGGTTCAGCTATACCGGCGGCTGGAAGGCCGGCAAGTTCGACGGCAAGGGCCGCGCGACCTATGCCAATGGCGACGTCTATGAGGGCATGTTCTCGGACGGCCGCTACGAGGGCAAGGGCGTCATGAAATATGCCGATGGCGAGATCCGTTCGGGCACCTGGACCAACGGGATGCTGACGACCACCCCCGAGGACACGACCGACCGTCCGGCCGCACCGAACGCGCCGCTGCCCGCCGACTGA
- a CDS encoding NAD+ synthase, whose translation MADDRFRLTLAQYDPTVGALEDNAAKARAAWAAGRDAGADMVALPEMFLTGYQLQDLAQRPAFLADVAARLEALARDCADGPALGIGAPVVEGGRHHNAYFVLHRGQVLARVFKHHLPNDEVFDEKRVFDGGPIVGPVRVGPLRIGMPVCEDAWYEDVAEALAETGAEILLVPNGSPYHRGKHDSRMNIMVSRVVETGLPLVYLNLVGGQDDQVFDGGSFVLNPGGALALQMPVLEEGLAHVDFRRTPEGWRADRGPRAVLPDAWEQDYRVMVTALGAYVEKSGFSKVVLGLSGGIDSALVAAIAADALGPENVHCVMLPSDFTSAGSLEDAAAVAGALGCRLDEVPISAPQAAATEVLAPLFAGTEPGVTEENLQSRLRGLLLMAISNKFGEMLLTTGNKSEVAVGYATIYGDMAGGYNPIKDLYKTRVFETCRWRNAHHRPWMKGPAGEVIPSRVIEKPPSAELRADQKDEDSLPPYPVLDRILEGLVDDGRSVEDLVAEGLDRDIVKRVEHLIYISEYKRFQSAPGARLTQRAFWLDRRYPIVNRWRDPS comes from the coding sequence ATGGCCGACGACCGGTTCCGCCTCACCCTGGCCCAGTACGACCCGACGGTCGGGGCGCTGGAAGACAATGCCGCCAAGGCGCGCGCCGCTTGGGCGGCCGGGCGCGATGCGGGGGCCGACATGGTGGCGCTGCCCGAGATGTTCCTGACCGGCTACCAGCTGCAGGACCTGGCGCAGAGGCCCGCCTTCCTGGCCGATGTCGCGGCCCGGCTCGAGGCGCTGGCCCGCGACTGCGCCGATGGCCCCGCGCTCGGGATCGGGGCGCCGGTCGTCGAGGGCGGGCGCCATCACAACGCCTATTTCGTCCTTCACCGGGGCCAGGTGCTGGCGCGGGTCTTCAAGCATCACCTGCCCAATGACGAGGTGTTCGACGAGAAGCGGGTCTTTGACGGCGGTCCGATCGTCGGGCCGGTGCGGGTCGGTCCGCTTCGGATCGGGATGCCGGTCTGCGAGGATGCCTGGTACGAGGATGTGGCCGAGGCGCTGGCCGAGACCGGGGCCGAGATCCTTCTGGTGCCGAATGGCTCGCCCTATCACCGCGGCAAGCATGACAGCCGGATGAACATCATGGTCTCGCGGGTGGTCGAGACCGGGCTGCCGCTGGTCTATCTCAATCTCGTCGGCGGGCAGGACGATCAGGTCTTCGACGGCGGGTCGTTCGTGCTCAACCCGGGCGGGGCGCTGGCGCTGCAGATGCCGGTGCTGGAAGAGGGCCTTGCCCATGTCGACTTCCGCCGCACGCCCGAGGGCTGGCGCGCCGATCGCGGCCCGCGCGCGGTCCTGCCCGATGCCTGGGAACAGGATTACCGGGTGATGGTGACGGCGCTTGGCGCCTATGTCGAGAAATCGGGGTTCTCGAAGGTGGTGCTGGGGCTGTCGGGCGGCATCGACTCGGCGCTGGTGGCGGCGATCGCGGCCGATGCGCTGGGTCCGGAGAACGTGCATTGCGTGATGCTGCCCTCGGACTTCACCTCGGCCGGGTCGCTCGAGGATGCGGCGGCGGTGGCCGGGGCGCTGGGCTGCCGGCTCGACGAGGTGCCGATCTCGGCACCGCAGGCGGCCGCAACCGAGGTCCTGGCGCCGCTTTTCGCGGGGACCGAGCCGGGCGTCACCGAGGAGAACCTGCAATCGCGGTTGCGTGGGCTGCTGTTGATGGCGATCTCGAACAAGTTCGGCGAGATGCTGCTGACCACCGGCAACAAGTCGGAAGTGGCGGTCGGCTATGCCACGATCTATGGCGACATGGCGGGCGGCTACAATCCGATCAAGGATCTCTACAAGACGCGCGTCTTCGAGACCTGCCGCTGGCGCAACGCCCATCACCGGCCCTGGATGAAGGGGCCCGCGGGCGAGGTGATCCCGTCCCGGGTGATCGAGAAGCCGCCCTCGGCGGAATTGCGCGCCGATCAGAAGGACGAGGACAGCCTGCCGCCCTATCCGGTGCTCGACCGGATACTCGAGGGGCTGGTCGATGATGGGCGTTCGGTCGAGGATCTGGTGGCCGAGGGGCTCGACAGGGACATTGTGAAACGCGTCGAGCATCTGATCTATATCAGCGAATACAAGCGCTTCCAGTCCGCCCCCGGGGCTCGGCTGACGCAGCGGGCGTTCTGGCTCGACCGCCGCTATCCGATCGTGAACCGCTGGCGCGACCCGTCCTGA
- the gltX gene encoding glutamate--tRNA ligase, with translation MPMTTVTRFAPSPTGYIHVGNLRTALFNYMIARKAGGTFILRFDDTDPERSKQEYIDGIREDLEWLGFSWDREEQQSARLDRYSEVAAELRASGRLYECFETPTELDLKRKKQLNMGKPPVYDRAALELSEDEKAALRAERPGHWRFLLDRERIEWTDGILGDISIDAASVSDPVLIRGDGQVLYTFASVVDDVDMGVTHIVRGSDHVTNTATQIQIIRAIGGTPPTFAHHSLLTGPQGEALSKRLGHLSLRDLRKQGVEPMALLSLMARLGSSQPVELAGSLDELIEGFDISTFGAAPTKFDEHDLFPLTSRHLHGLPFAAVREEIAALGVPDDRAERFWQAVRENIVTRHDLAGWWALCRDGAEPLVDEEDRDFIAEALTMLPEPPYDENSWSAWTQAVKEKTGRKGRKLFMPLRKAVTGRERGPELGDLLPLFQKKPG, from the coding sequence ATGCCCATGACCACCGTCACCCGTTTCGCGCCGTCGCCCACCGGCTACATTCATGTGGGCAACCTGCGCACCGCGTTGTTCAACTACATGATCGCCCGCAAGGCCGGCGGCACCTTCATCCTGCGCTTCGACGATACCGACCCGGAACGGTCCAAGCAGGAATATATCGACGGCATCCGCGAGGATCTGGAATGGCTGGGCTTCAGCTGGGACCGCGAAGAGCAGCAATCGGCCCGTCTCGACCGCTATTCCGAGGTTGCCGCCGAGCTGCGCGCCTCGGGGCGGCTTTACGAATGTTTCGAGACACCGACCGAGCTGGACCTCAAGCGCAAGAAGCAGCTGAACATGGGCAAGCCGCCGGTCTATGACCGTGCCGCTCTGGAGCTGTCCGAGGACGAGAAGGCCGCGCTTCGGGCCGAGCGCCCGGGGCATTGGCGCTTTTTGCTCGACCGCGAGCGGATCGAGTGGACCGACGGCATTCTCGGCGACATCTCGATCGACGCGGCCAGCGTCTCGGACCCGGTGCTGATCCGGGGCGACGGCCAGGTGCTTTATACCTTCGCCTCGGTGGTCGACGACGTGGACATGGGCGTGACCCATATCGTGCGCGGGTCCGACCATGTCACCAACACCGCGACCCAGATCCAGATCATCCGGGCCATCGGCGGCACCCCCCCGACCTTCGCCCACCATTCGCTGCTGACCGGGCCCCAGGGCGAGGCGCTGTCGAAACGGCTGGGCCACCTGTCGCTGCGCGATCTGCGCAAGCAGGGGGTCGAGCCGATGGCGCTGCTGTCACTGATGGCCCGTCTCGGCTCGTCCCAGCCGGTCGAGCTGGCGGGCAGCCTCGACGAGCTGATCGAAGGCTTCGACATCTCGACCTTCGGCGCCGCCCCCACCAAGTTCGACGAACACGACCTGTTCCCGCTGACCTCCCGGCATCTGCACGGGCTGCCCTTCGCCGCGGTCCGGGAAGAGATCGCGGCGCTGGGCGTTCCGGACGACCGGGCCGAGCGGTTCTGGCAGGCGGTGCGCGAGAACATCGTCACCCGCCACGATCTGGCCGGCTGGTGGGCGCTTTGCCGCGACGGCGCGGAACCGCTGGTCGACGAGGAGGATCGCGACTTCATCGCCGAGGCGCTGACGATGCTGCCCGAGCCGCCCTATGACGAGAACAGCTGGTCGGCCTGGACCCAGGCGGTGAAGGAAAAGACCGGCCGCAAGGGCCGCAAGCTGTTCATGCCGCTGCGCAAGGCCGTCACTGGCCGCGAGCGCGGCCCGGAACTGGGCGACCTGCTGCCGCTGTTCCAGAAGAAACCGGGCTGA